In Alkalihalobacillus sp. FSL W8-0930, a single window of DNA contains:
- a CDS encoding superoxide dismutase family protein, with product MKRVATILFGITVSLGLVACGEEEPASDAFEPDSDIEVSEGKEPEASAELMNDEGNSVGMVDFILSPDGKLFVEATVNGMEPGYHGFHLHEAPNCEHDHSDGAFTSAEGHYNPEGSDHGEHAGDFPPLYVNEDGTAQLTFSYDQFTVEDITNETSVMIHEGPDNFGHIPDRYQSSEQDEAGPDEDSLSTGDAGDRVACGVVESNE from the coding sequence ATGAAACGAGTTGCAACAATCTTATTTGGAATCACAGTCAGTCTTGGGTTAGTTGCTTGCGGGGAGGAAGAGCCGGCATCGGATGCATTTGAACCAGATTCAGATATTGAGGTGTCGGAAGGTAAAGAGCCAGAAGCATCGGCTGAGTTGATGAACGATGAGGGAAACTCGGTTGGCATGGTTGACTTTATCCTTTCTCCAGATGGAAAACTATTTGTAGAGGCTACGGTGAACGGGATGGAGCCGGGATATCACGGATTTCATTTACACGAAGCACCAAACTGTGAGCATGATCACAGTGATGGAGCCTTTACATCGGCTGAAGGACACTATAATCCTGAAGGGTCAGATCATGGCGAGCATGCGGGGGATTTCCCGCCACTTTATGTGAATGAGGACGGAACTGCACAACTAACCTTTAGCTACGATCAATTTACTGTAGAAGATATAACGAATGAAACGTCAGTCATGATTCATGAAGGTCCTGATAACTTTGGACATATTCCTGACAGATATCAATCTAGTGAGCAAGACGAGGCTGGGCCAGACGAAGATTCATTGTCAACAGGGGATGCTGGTGACCGAGTAGCGTGTGGTGTAGTTGAGTCAAATGAATAA
- a CDS encoding GntR family transcriptional regulator codes for MSHSIDDSQPIFQQIARRIADDIINGTTKEGEQVPSTNQFAKHYQINPATAAKGINLLVEQEILFKKRGVGMFVAEGAKEILLKERKVEFYERYIVPLLQEAEYLQLSKTQIKQLIDEGGNEK; via the coding sequence ATGTCTCACTCGATTGATGATAGTCAGCCGATCTTCCAACAAATTGCAAGACGGATCGCAGACGACATTATAAATGGCACCACAAAAGAAGGCGAGCAAGTACCTTCAACGAATCAATTCGCCAAGCATTATCAGATCAACCCAGCTACTGCCGCAAAAGGGATTAATCTTCTTGTTGAGCAGGAGATCTTATTTAAAAAAAGAGGTGTCGGAATGTTTGTTGCAGAGGGAGCCAAGGAGATTTTATTGAAAGAGCGTAAAGTAGAGTTTTACGAGCGATATATTGTTCCATTGCTACAGGAAGCTGAATACCTACAGCTTAGCAAAACCCAAATTAAGCAGTTAATTGATGAAGGGGGAAATGAAAAATGA
- a CDS encoding MetQ/NlpA family ABC transporter substrate-binding protein has protein sequence MKKILGTLGTSSIILALAACGSGDEDTIRITASNVPHTEILEEAATILEDDGIALDIIVAEDYNIPNIALEDGDIDANYFQHQPYLDKQTEEFGYDFAVAGDAVHIEPYALYSSEYDNVDDIPEGGLIIFSNNPAEEGRSLQLLAQEGLITLTEGVGYDATLDDIEENPKNLEFRNDVDASLLPQLYQNNEGDALIINANYALEIDLNPSEDGLITESSGTDNPFGNLIVVRAGDEEREDIQKLVEVLHSQEIQDFIEEKYEGAVLPVQ, from the coding sequence ATGAAAAAAATCTTAGGTACGCTTGGGACATCCAGTATTATTCTTGCACTTGCAGCTTGTGGTTCAGGAGATGAAGACACGATTCGTATTACAGCTTCAAACGTTCCACACACTGAAATTCTTGAAGAAGCAGCAACGATCCTTGAGGACGATGGCATTGCTTTAGATATTATTGTTGCGGAAGATTATAACATTCCTAACATTGCACTAGAAGATGGAGATATTGATGCAAACTATTTCCAGCATCAGCCTTACCTAGATAAGCAAACGGAAGAGTTTGGATATGATTTTGCAGTAGCTGGAGATGCGGTTCATATTGAGCCTTACGCATTGTATTCTTCGGAGTATGATAATGTGGATGATATTCCAGAAGGTGGACTTATTATTTTTAGTAATAACCCTGCAGAAGAAGGACGCTCTCTTCAACTACTTGCACAAGAAGGATTAATTACATTAACTGAAGGTGTTGGCTATGATGCAACATTGGACGATATTGAAGAGAACCCAAAAAACTTAGAATTTAGAAATGATGTAGATGCATCGCTATTACCACAGTTATATCAAAACAATGAAGGTGATGCGCTAATTATCAATGCAAACTATGCACTTGAGATTGATCTTAACCCTTCAGAGGACGGATTGATCACAGAGTCAAGTGGTACAGATAACCCATTTGGTAACTTAATTGTTGTTCGTGCTGGTGATGAAGAGCGTGAAGACATTCAGAAATTAGTAGAAGTACTTCACTCTCAAGAAATTCAAGATTTCATTGAAGAAAAGTACGAAGGTGCTGTATTACCGGTTCAGTAA
- a CDS encoding MFS transporter, producing MAQFTKDWSTKIKGYNLNIRLFLLASFMLNVGMGIFMVIYNYYIRELGYADDVNGRVIAMQATATAIALLPVGLLSDRLGRKRLILIGSVVVAASLVLRSVGVAEDLLILGAFITGFFMAFVQVTSIPLLAENSKESERVHLFSLNAAMMMAANVIGNLFGGVLTDSLHTWFGISMLESVRITLLIGVTIVCIGLLPLIKIKEKRKVASFSAGRLSGIKQLAEKKESLKLIVLFALASLLIGFGSGLVIPYLNLYFTDRFDVSYSLVGIILALGQGMTAVAMMIGPSVVKRFGEVKAVVLLQIGSLPFLLLSAYTEILWLAVIGFLFRQALMNAGNPIHSALMMRLVDPSMRGLANSLGQMVFQLGWAIMGPVSMGIVLMYGSYTGYAIVFTITACLYLIGSVYFYFVFGRKQKDIPAPLVIEKS from the coding sequence ATGGCTCAATTTACAAAGGATTGGTCAACAAAAATCAAAGGATACAATCTGAACATACGTCTATTTCTCTTGGCTTCTTTTATGCTTAATGTAGGAATGGGCATTTTTATGGTCATTTACAATTATTATATACGAGAGCTTGGCTATGCTGATGATGTAAATGGTCGTGTCATTGCGATGCAAGCTACGGCTACAGCGATTGCCTTGTTACCAGTCGGATTGCTTAGTGATCGGCTTGGACGAAAACGATTAATTTTAATTGGTTCAGTAGTGGTTGCAGCAAGCCTCGTGTTGCGAAGTGTCGGTGTGGCAGAGGATTTATTAATTCTTGGAGCTTTCATCACAGGGTTTTTCATGGCATTTGTCCAAGTGACATCCATTCCGCTTCTTGCAGAAAACTCTAAGGAATCGGAACGCGTTCATTTGTTTAGTTTAAATGCTGCCATGATGATGGCAGCCAATGTAATTGGGAATTTATTCGGTGGAGTCTTAACGGATTCATTACATACGTGGTTTGGCATATCAATGCTTGAGAGTGTCCGAATTACACTACTAATTGGTGTAACCATTGTTTGTATAGGTTTGTTGCCTCTCATCAAAATTAAAGAAAAACGCAAAGTAGCCTCTTTCTCAGCAGGTCGACTATCTGGCATCAAGCAGTTAGCTGAGAAAAAAGAATCACTAAAGTTAATTGTCTTATTTGCATTAGCCAGTTTGTTAATTGGATTTGGCTCAGGGCTGGTTATTCCATATTTAAACCTTTATTTCACAGATCGATTTGATGTGAGCTATTCACTTGTAGGGATCATTCTGGCGCTCGGACAGGGGATGACAGCCGTTGCCATGATGATTGGACCGAGTGTTGTTAAACGCTTTGGTGAGGTTAAGGCCGTTGTCCTTCTTCAAATTGGATCACTGCCATTTCTTTTACTAAGTGCCTATACGGAAATTCTATGGCTCGCGGTTATTGGTTTTCTGTTTAGGCAAGCCTTAATGAATGCTGGAAACCCCATTCATTCTGCACTCATGATGCGATTGGTGGACCCGTCAATGCGTGGTCTTGCCAATTCATTAGGACAGATGGTTTTTCAATTAGGATGGGCAATCATGGGACCGGTGTCCATGGGGATTGTATTAATGTATGGTTCGTATACAGGCTACGCCATTGTCTTTACGATTACCGCATGTCTCTATTTAATTGGGTCTGTTTACTTCTATTTTGTCTTTGGACGAAAGCAGAAAGATATTCCAGCCCCTCTCGTTATCGAAAAAAGTTGA
- a CDS encoding arsenate reductase family protein: MSVTFYQYPKCGTCRKAKKWLEDHNVDVNSIHIVENPPSPKTLRDLYNKSGLELKKFFNTSGQKYRELGLKDKLATMNEDEMLEVLSSDGMLIKRPITTDGEKVTLGFKEEQFEQIWN, translated from the coding sequence ATGAGTGTGACATTTTATCAGTATCCGAAATGCGGTACATGTCGAAAGGCAAAGAAGTGGCTAGAAGATCATAATGTTGATGTGAACTCTATACATATAGTTGAAAATCCGCCATCACCAAAGACACTTAGAGATTTGTATAATAAAAGCGGACTTGAACTCAAGAAATTCTTTAATACAAGTGGTCAAAAATACCGGGAACTAGGGTTAAAAGATAAGCTGGCAACAATGAATGAAGATGAAATGTTAGAAGTGCTTTCATCGGATGGAATGCTGATTAAACGGCCGATTACAACAGACGGGGAGAAGGTCACTCTTGGATTTAAAGAAGAACAATTTGAACAAATCTGGAACTAA
- a CDS encoding manganese-dependent inorganic pyrophosphatase codes for MSKQLVFGHKNPDTDTITSAIVYAELKKKLGADVEAVRLGEVNGETAFALEYFNTEAPRLVDTVANEVSDVILVDHNEKQQSANDIEDVRVVEVIDHHRIANFETNEALYYRAEPVGCTATILLKLFKENNVEVTKELAGLMLSAIISDSLLFKSPTCTDQDVAAAKELEAIAGVDSQVYGLDMLKAGADLSQKTVQELISLDAKEFAMGEKKVEIAQVNTVDVQDVLARQSEIEATLDQVISEKGLDLFVLVITDILANDSVVLALGSVTDAVEKAFNVTLENHTASLPGVVSRKKQVVPPLSEILQ; via the coding sequence ATGAGTAAACAATTAGTTTTTGGTCATAAAAATCCAGATACAGACACAATTACTTCTGCGATTGTCTATGCAGAGCTTAAAAAGAAACTAGGAGCGGACGTAGAAGCGGTTCGTTTAGGTGAAGTGAACGGGGAAACGGCTTTTGCGTTAGAGTACTTCAACACTGAAGCGCCACGACTAGTTGATACGGTAGCGAATGAAGTATCAGACGTCATTCTTGTTGATCACAACGAAAAGCAACAAAGTGCTAACGATATTGAAGATGTACGTGTGGTTGAAGTCATTGACCACCATCGTATTGCAAACTTTGAAACGAATGAAGCTCTTTATTACCGTGCAGAACCAGTTGGTTGTACGGCAACAATCCTTTTAAAACTGTTTAAAGAAAACAATGTAGAAGTAACAAAGGAACTTGCTGGACTGATGCTTTCAGCGATCATTTCAGATTCTCTTCTTTTTAAATCGCCAACATGCACGGATCAAGATGTGGCAGCAGCAAAAGAACTTGAAGCCATTGCTGGAGTAGACAGCCAAGTGTACGGCTTAGACATGCTTAAAGCAGGAGCGGACTTAAGCCAAAAAACAGTTCAAGAACTGATTTCTTTAGATGCAAAAGAATTTGCAATGGGTGAGAAAAAGGTTGAGATTGCTCAAGTCAATACGGTTGACGTTCAAGATGTTTTGGCTCGTCAGTCTGAGATTGAAGCAACACTTGATCAAGTGATCTCAGAAAAAGGATTAGATTTGTTTGTTCTTGTGATCACAGACATCCTTGCAAATGATTCAGTGGTTCTTGCTCTTGGATCAGTAACAGATGCGGTTGAAAAAGCATTTAATGTAACACTCGAGAATCATACAGCGAGCCTTCCTGGTGTCGTTTCTAGAAAAAAACAAGTGGTACCACCATTATCAGAAATTCTTCAATAA
- a CDS encoding pentapeptide repeat-containing protein, whose translation MTTTELTSDCSQCFGLCCVALPYIQSTDFAKDKAAGTPCHNLNDRFMCTIHSKLREEGYKGCTVYECFGAGQKVSQSIYKGVSWNKKSSGEMFEVFPVIQQLHEMLSYLDEALRREETKPIHTQLKKEFNKIDAYTYSDPETILTLDLASIRLEISKYLSEAGELVGVTKANEPRIQKAAFEFMGAQLKRHNFQGANLRGVFFIAADLRGANFTCAELLGADFRDADVRGADFTGALFLTQAQMNAAIGDQTTKLPMNLKRPSHWI comes from the coding sequence ATGACTACGACAGAGCTGACATCAGATTGTTCTCAGTGCTTTGGACTATGTTGTGTGGCACTACCTTATATACAATCCACTGATTTTGCAAAAGACAAAGCAGCAGGGACTCCCTGTCATAACTTAAATGACCGCTTTATGTGTACCATTCATTCAAAGCTTAGAGAAGAAGGGTACAAGGGCTGCACAGTGTATGAATGTTTTGGAGCGGGACAGAAGGTATCTCAAAGTATATATAAAGGTGTGAGTTGGAATAAAAAATCGTCGGGAGAAATGTTTGAAGTGTTCCCGGTTATTCAACAACTCCATGAGATGCTTTCATATTTAGATGAAGCTCTTAGAAGAGAGGAAACAAAGCCGATTCACACACAGCTTAAGAAGGAATTTAATAAAATTGATGCCTATACCTATAGTGATCCAGAGACGATTCTAACACTTGATCTTGCATCTATTCGTTTGGAGATTAGTAAATATCTCTCAGAAGCTGGAGAGCTTGTAGGAGTTACAAAAGCCAATGAACCTAGAATCCAGAAAGCGGCTTTTGAATTTATGGGAGCTCAGTTGAAAAGGCACAACTTTCAAGGCGCAAATTTAAGAGGTGTATTTTTCATTGCTGCTGATCTACGTGGAGCTAATTTCACATGTGCAGAGTTGTTAGGAGCTGACTTCCGGGATGCAGATGTGCGTGGAGCAGATTTTACAGGTGCTCTTTTTCTAACTCAGGCTCAAATGAATGCTGCTATTGGAGATCAAACGACTAAATTGCCAATGAATCTAAAGCGACCTTCTCATTGGATATAA
- a CDS encoding carbonic anhydrase family protein produces MKPANTFLKTTVAATILLSSTSFLPEAMIAHENQTSSSIISSPYDRLTASASQTHDWSYSGSTGPEFWGELDSQFKACSNGTEQSPIALDPSEVGDEKWAMDLDYARTEFFIENNGHTIQANVIEKKGQPSNQLTLGDSTYELVQFHFHSPSEHTLAGEFYEMEVHLVHKDEQDDLAVLGVLMEEGEKNKTLKDMWKWMPTSVGTSTKTVKLNPSDLVPTDLSTFQYDGSLTTPPCSEGVKWSVSDTSITLSAEQLEAFQDLYPDNYRPIQDLGDREVGFHY; encoded by the coding sequence TTGAAACCAGCAAACACATTTTTAAAAACTACAGTAGCAGCGACCATTCTATTATCTAGTACTTCCTTTTTACCTGAAGCAATGATTGCACACGAAAATCAGACAAGCTCATCTATTATCTCTTCACCCTATGATCGTTTAACTGCAAGCGCATCCCAAACTCATGATTGGTCATACTCCGGATCAACGGGCCCTGAATTCTGGGGAGAGCTGGACTCTCAATTTAAAGCCTGCTCAAACGGCACTGAACAATCACCGATTGCGCTAGATCCAAGTGAGGTTGGAGATGAAAAATGGGCCATGGACCTGGATTACGCGAGAACAGAGTTTTTCATTGAAAACAATGGTCATACCATCCAAGCAAATGTGATTGAGAAAAAAGGACAGCCTTCCAATCAATTAACACTTGGCGACTCCACATATGAGTTGGTTCAATTTCATTTTCATTCACCGAGTGAGCATACGCTCGCAGGAGAGTTCTATGAAATGGAAGTGCACCTTGTACATAAAGATGAGCAGGACGATCTTGCTGTTTTAGGGGTATTAATGGAAGAAGGCGAGAAGAACAAAACGCTAAAAGACATGTGGAAGTGGATGCCGACTAGTGTCGGAACTTCAACTAAAACCGTTAAGTTAAATCCTAGTGACCTGGTTCCTACTGATCTATCTACTTTCCAATATGACGGTTCTCTTACTACCCCGCCTTGCTCGGAAGGTGTGAAATGGAGTGTGAGTGATACTTCCATCACACTCTCTGCAGAACAGCTAGAAGCCTTTCAAGATCTGTATCCAGATAACTATCGCCCGATTCAAGATTTAGGGGATCGTGAAGTTGGTTTTCATTACTAA
- a CDS encoding ABC transporter ATP-binding protein, which translates to MTYQATVQQVSKKIEKSQILTEVSCSFKKDVIYGLLGRNGAGKTTLLNLLSGKTLPDTGEVKVNNHQPFNHSDTLDHICFIRESKNFKPSLTIKTILKTMPAFYPNWNAEKALELLEMFELPHHKKVSQLSKGMESALGITVGIASRSPLTIFDEPYIGMDAHARQQFYEVLLEDYSEFPRTIILSTHLIDEVSDLFQEIYFMKKGQISLHETVEQLQERSFLIKGPKEAIETLAAKGKVLDRSHFMGDYSITLYIEDAEELASLHIPASCSRQKLSLQQLMVYLTNHKEESFT; encoded by the coding sequence ATGACGTATCAAGCAACCGTCCAGCAGGTATCAAAGAAAATCGAGAAAAGCCAAATTTTAACCGAAGTCAGTTGCTCGTTTAAAAAAGATGTGATCTACGGACTGTTAGGAAGAAATGGGGCAGGTAAAACAACTTTATTAAACCTCCTTTCAGGAAAAACCCTTCCAGATACAGGAGAAGTTAAAGTCAATAATCATCAACCCTTCAATCACTCTGACACACTGGATCACATTTGTTTTATCCGAGAAAGTAAGAATTTTAAGCCATCCCTTACAATTAAGACAATCTTAAAAACAATGCCTGCCTTTTACCCAAATTGGAATGCTGAAAAGGCGCTTGAGCTTCTTGAGATGTTCGAGCTGCCTCATCACAAAAAGGTGTCTCAGCTTTCAAAAGGGATGGAGTCCGCTCTCGGCATTACAGTCGGTATTGCTAGCAGATCACCACTAACTATTTTTGATGAACCTTACATCGGTATGGATGCCCATGCACGCCAGCAATTTTACGAAGTCTTACTTGAGGATTATTCCGAGTTTCCTCGAACAATTATTCTATCCACTCACCTGATTGACGAAGTGAGTGATTTATTCCAGGAAATCTATTTTATGAAAAAAGGTCAGATCTCCTTGCACGAAACGGTGGAGCAGCTTCAAGAGCGTTCATTTCTTATAAAAGGACCAAAGGAAGCCATTGAAACACTCGCAGCAAAAGGGAAAGTCCTGGATCGTTCTCATTTCATGGGAGATTACAGCATTACTCTTTATATTGAAGACGCGGAAGAATTAGCAAGCCTCCATATACCGGCAAGTTGCTCCAGACAAAAGCTCTCTTTACAACAATTAATGGTTTATCTAACAAATCACAAGGAGGAGTCATTCACATGA
- a CDS encoding methionine ABC transporter ATP-binding protein, which yields MITLKGLKKVFELKSGAVTAVDGVDLTIEKGGIFGIIGYSGAGKSTLIRMLNMLERPTSGEVNIDGEDISKLSKKDLRKSRQEMGMIFQHFNLLWSRTVYDNIAFPLEIAGVKGTDKDQRVKELIKLVGLEGRDASYPSQLSGGQKQRVGIARALANNPKVLLCDEATSALDPKTTESILDLLVDINQKLKLTIVLITHEMHVIRKICSEVAVMENGQIVEKGPVLDVFRHPKEEMTKEFLKQITEQDDTEETIQEILNDTGSGDIVQLTFSGTSAERPLISELIRTFEIDVSILHGKITKVQGGSYGTLFIQITGDEVEKKKALDYIMTKEVEAEVLRRD from the coding sequence GTGATAACACTTAAAGGATTAAAGAAAGTCTTTGAATTAAAAAGCGGTGCCGTTACCGCAGTCGATGGCGTTGACTTAACGATTGAAAAGGGCGGTATCTTTGGCATCATTGGGTATAGTGGTGCAGGAAAGAGTACATTAATACGTATGTTGAACATGTTAGAGCGTCCGACAAGTGGCGAGGTAAACATAGATGGAGAAGACATTTCGAAGTTATCTAAAAAAGATCTTCGTAAATCCCGTCAAGAAATGGGAATGATCTTTCAACACTTTAACCTGCTATGGTCTCGTACAGTGTACGATAACATCGCCTTTCCTCTAGAAATTGCAGGAGTAAAAGGGACTGATAAAGATCAGCGTGTGAAAGAATTGATTAAGCTTGTGGGGCTAGAAGGAAGAGATGCAAGTTATCCTTCTCAGTTAAGTGGAGGACAAAAACAGCGCGTGGGAATAGCAAGAGCTCTCGCAAATAATCCGAAGGTACTCCTTTGTGATGAAGCTACATCAGCACTTGATCCAAAAACCACTGAGTCGATCTTAGATTTGTTAGTAGATATAAACCAAAAGCTTAAGCTGACTATTGTATTGATCACACACGAAATGCATGTTATTCGTAAGATTTGTTCAGAGGTTGCTGTAATGGAAAATGGACAAATTGTTGAAAAGGGACCTGTACTTGATGTGTTCCGACACCCTAAGGAAGAAATGACAAAAGAATTTCTCAAACAAATTACGGAGCAGGATGATACAGAAGAAACGATTCAAGAAATTTTAAATGATACTGGATCAGGTGACATCGTTCAGCTTACGTTCTCAGGAACAAGTGCAGAGCGCCCGTTAATCTCAGAGCTCATTCGTACATTTGAAATTGATGTGTCCATTCTGCACGGTAAAATTACAAAGGTTCAAGGTGGATCTTATGGAACTCTTTTTATCCAGATCACCGGCGATGAAGTAGAAAAGAAAAAAGCATTAGATTATATCATGACCAAAGAGGTTGAAGCGGAGGTGTTACGCCGTGACTGA
- a CDS encoding spore coat protein, with protein sequence MKIQNQETSFPKDTQMTDREFITDMLTTEKYITHSYDVTENEVSHSELYQDVNTIYQESQDCQRKLYDVMFRKGLYAIDSESPQKLQQSYQQFSGYSNQFPYSGTH encoded by the coding sequence ATGAAAATTCAAAACCAAGAAACATCATTTCCAAAAGATACACAAATGACGGATCGTGAATTTATTACAGATATGTTGACGACTGAAAAGTACATCACACATTCGTATGATGTAACTGAAAATGAAGTGAGTCACTCCGAGCTGTATCAGGACGTAAACACGATTTATCAAGAGTCTCAGGATTGCCAACGTAAGCTTTATGATGTCATGTTTAGAAAAGGTTTGTATGCAATCGATAGTGAATCACCACAGAAATTACAGCAAAGCTACCAGCAATTTTCCGGATACTCCAACCAGTTTCCTTACTCTGGTACGCATTAA
- the gcvH gene encoding glycine cleavage system protein GcvH: MTNNLPAELKYSEEHEWVKTEGDKVRIGITDFAQSELGDIVFVELPEVGDEIEADEPFGSVESVKTVSELYAPISGKVVEINENLDDSPEFVNESPYEKAWMIVVEPKDAGEVDKLMSADEYNTMISED, translated from the coding sequence ATGACGAACAATTTACCAGCAGAACTTAAGTATTCAGAGGAACACGAATGGGTAAAAACAGAAGGTGACAAAGTCCGTATCGGAATTACAGACTTTGCTCAATCAGAGCTTGGGGATATCGTGTTCGTTGAGCTTCCAGAGGTTGGAGACGAAATCGAAGCGGACGAGCCATTTGGTAGTGTTGAATCAGTGAAAACAGTATCTGAATTATATGCACCGATTAGTGGTAAAGTTGTTGAAATCAATGAGAACTTAGATGACTCTCCAGAATTTGTGAACGAGTCTCCATATGAAAAAGCATGGATGATTGTCGTTGAACCTAAAGATGCAGGCGAAGTGGACAAGCTAATGTCTGCTGACGAGTACAACACAATGATTAGCGAAGACTAA
- a CDS encoding methionine ABC transporter permease — MTELFPNVRWDRIWDATLETVYMTGISLIATFILGILLGLLLYLTGKGNLWANKPINTVIGAYVNITRSIPFVILLILIIPFTKLLVGTILGPTAALPALIIGAAPFYARMVEIALREIDRGVIEAAQSMGATSSTIIFKVLLPESTPALISGITVTTIAMIGYTAMAGIVGGGGLGTLAYQEGFQRNNSDVTLVATVVILLIVFIVQWIGDLLTYKTDKR; from the coding sequence GTGACTGAATTATTTCCAAACGTTCGTTGGGATCGCATCTGGGATGCAACCCTTGAAACCGTCTATATGACGGGAATTTCTTTAATCGCTACATTTATTCTTGGTATTCTGCTCGGATTACTGTTATATTTAACTGGTAAGGGAAACTTATGGGCTAACAAGCCGATTAATACGGTGATTGGTGCCTACGTAAATATTACTCGATCGATACCATTTGTCATCTTGTTAATTTTGATTATTCCATTTACAAAGTTATTAGTTGGAACCATTCTTGGACCAACCGCTGCCTTGCCTGCACTTATTATTGGAGCGGCTCCATTTTATGCTCGTATGGTTGAGATTGCTTTAAGAGAAATTGACCGTGGTGTCATCGAAGCAGCCCAATCAATGGGTGCCACATCTTCAACGATTATTTTTAAAGTCTTATTACCAGAGTCAACACCTGCACTTATTTCAGGGATTACAGTCACAACGATTGCGATGATTGGATACACAGCAATGGCTGGAATTGTTGGTGGTGGAGGACTTGGAACACTTGCATATCAGGAAGGGTTCCAACGGAATAATAGCGATGTAACATTGGTGGCTACAGTTGTCATTCTACTCATTGTATTTATTGTGCAGTGGATCGGCGACCTTCTCACATATAAAACAGACAAACGCTAA